The DNA window AGCAGGCAGACGCCGGGTGGCGGCGTTCGAACACCGTGGAGATCATCGTGAGTGACCAGTCAGCAGACCAGCCCGACAAGGGCGAGCGACGAGCACCTCGATCGTCCGGTGATGGACGCCCGAACACGAACCCCGGTCGACGAAACGACAACCCGCGCGGTGACAGGCCGCAGCGTGGTGACGGTCCTCGAGGCGATCGGCCACAGGGCTCTGATCGCCCCGCTTGGCAGCGGGATCGCCCGGCTTCCGGCGATCGCCCGCAGCGGTCGGACCGGCCGGCGCGGAGTGGCGACCGTCCTTCGTCAGGCGACCGCCCGCAGCGTTCGGACCGCCCCGCTTGGCAACAGGATCGCCCTGCCTCGGGCGATCGACCGCAGCGCTCAGACCGTCCCGCCCGGAGCGGGGACCGTCCGTCATCCGGCGATCGACCGCAGCGTTCCGATCGGCCTGCGTGGCAGCGTGATCGTCCGGCTTCGGGTGACCGCCCACAGCGGTCCGACCGTCCCGCGCGAAGCGGCGATCGTCCTGCATCGGGCGACCGACCGGATCGCGGGAACCGCACGGATCGCGGGCACTCGTCCGATCGTGGTGGCCGTCCCGACCGCGGCCGCGACAGTGGCGCACGGAGCGGCGGCCGCGAACTGTGGACGCGCGACGGTGCGCCGGCTCGGGGTGACCGCGACGCCTTCCGGAAGGAACGTGAGCTGACGGAGGAGGAGCGCATCGCGTTCGAGCTCAAGTCGATCCGTCCTCGCCACGACGACCCGGAGATTCCCGCGGACGTCACCCCCCAGGATCTCGACAAGGGAGCTCGCAACGAGCTCAAGACCCTCAGCAAGGAGAACGCCGACGGCGTCGCGCAGCACCTGGCCATGGCGGCCCGGCTGATCGACACCGACCCCGCGCTCGCTCATCTGCATGCCATGTCCGCTGCACGTCGTGCCGGTCGGATCGCGATGGTCCGAGAGACCCTCGCGATCACCGCCTACGAGACCGGTGACTACGCCCTCGCACTCCGCGAACTCCGGACCTACCGACGGATCTCCGGCAAGGACGATCAGTTGCCGCTCATGGTGGACAGTGAGCGCGGTGTCGGCCGTCCGGAGCGCGCCCTGGAACTCGGCCGATCCGTCGACCGCGCCACGCTCGACGTCCCGGTGCGTGTCGCGTTGGCGATCGCCATGTCCGGGGCCCGCCTCGATCTCGGCCAGACCGAAGACGCCCTGACCGAGCTGCAGATCCCGCAGCTCGATCCGAAGCGGGCCTTCTCCTACAGCCCGGCCCTGTTCAACGCCTACGCCGAGACGCTCGACGTCCTCGGCCGTTCCGATGAGGCATCCGTCTGGCACGACCGCGCGACGATCGCCGCTGAGGCGCTCGAGCAGTCGGCCGCCGACGACGAGGGGGAGACCATGGTCGTCGTCGAGGAGTTCTTCGACATCGACGATGCTCCTGACGCTGACGCTGACGCTGACGCTGACGCTGATGCTGATGCTGATGCTGATGCTGATGCTGATGCTGATGCTGATGCTGATGCTGATGCTGATGCTGACTCTGAGGTACCAGAGGAGCTGCCAGAGGAGGCACCGGCCGATGAGCCCGCTACTGACGAGAAGGCCTAAGCCCGTGACCCCCCTCGACGGTGTCGACGTCGTGCTTGCCGACCTGGACGGCGTCGTCTACGCCGGACCGAACGCGATCCCGTATGCGGTGGAGTCGCTGAACCTCGCCGCGACACACGTGCGGGTCGGCTACATCACGAACAACGCCTCCCGGACCGACGCCTCGGTCGCGCAACACCTGACGGACCTTGGCCTCACCGTGGCACCCGCCGAGGTCGTGACGAGCCCCCAGGCCGCCGTGCGACTCCTGGCGGGCCTCGTGCCCGCCGGTTCCACCATCCTGGTCGTCGGCGGCGCCGGCCTCGTCGACGAGGTGGAGAAGGGTGGCTTCGTCGTCACCCGGTCCGCCGAGGACTCGCCGGCCGCCGTGATCCAGGGCTTCGCCCCGGAGGTCGGATGGTCACACCTCGCCGAGGCGGCCTTCGCCCTGCAGACCCCGCGAGCGGACGGGACTGAACTGCCCTGGGTCGCCACGAACACCGACTGGACCATTCCCCAGGCCCGCGGTATCGCACCCGGCAACGGAACGCTCGTCTCAGCCGTCCACACCGCCGTCGGACGACTCGCCACGGTCGCCGGCAAGCCCGAAGT is part of the Plantibacter sp. Leaf314 genome and encodes:
- a CDS encoding HAD-IIA family hydrolase → MSPLLTRRPKPVTPLDGVDVVLADLDGVVYAGPNAIPYAVESLNLAATHVRVGYITNNASRTDASVAQHLTDLGLTVAPAEVVTSPQAAVRLLAGLVPAGSTILVVGGAGLVDEVEKGGFVVTRSAEDSPAAVIQGFAPEVGWSHLAEAAFALQTPRADGTELPWVATNTDWTIPQARGIAPGNGTLVSAVHTAVGRLATVAGKPEVPIFDEAKVRFNASKPLFIGDRLDTDILGANRAGIASALVLTGIDRAKHVLAADQHSRPTFILEDLRQLHEPYPVTTMSRDGKAATVGAATVRIRGNDVVVESSGPTKIDLLRAACAAIWASGRAIYGLNVPEHLYAE